In the genome of Cronobacter malonaticus LMG 23826, one region contains:
- a CDS encoding VasL domain-containing protein yields the protein METSTERYLKTGGDPRLLPDYAALREELGKLTHPARPDVDWRRVEQLSLSLFERNGVELQTAAWYTQARLRLLGVPGLNEGLAILEALISRQWGNLWPQPVHARMEILSGLSQRVQQTLRTLSLTYADLGALYQAEQHVTRIITVLERLELKHVSQMDALRMHLHNAAARLENDAGQGEVTLKERAAAVHDAQTDDIRRVYVAASASAPDTPSIPRSARRSLKPFIAGMLTMLVAGGAVFMGWQIYHRPDPSQARIAASLRAWPQMANSANLTAEQARQIDAAMVLTQTRQRLDWLAALPPERNIRFACELARQASQLLPQHPQAQALTRQWRQQMSAAAMPLQNLDGWRRGMTQLDELTARLNALDERRGKYLTGSELKTMVFNIHQAFAAMPPAEELLRQMAEQRQQGVVPAALRQETETRLNQLLYRYVLLTPQAPDSTTP from the coding sequence ATGGAAACGTCCACTGAACGCTATCTGAAAACCGGCGGCGATCCGCGCCTGCTGCCGGATTACGCCGCGCTTCGCGAAGAGCTTGGCAAACTTACGCACCCGGCGCGCCCGGATGTGGACTGGCGGCGCGTCGAACAACTGTCGCTCTCGCTCTTTGAGCGCAACGGCGTCGAGCTGCAAACCGCAGCGTGGTATACGCAGGCCCGTCTGCGCTTGCTGGGAGTGCCCGGCCTTAACGAAGGGCTGGCTATCCTCGAGGCGCTCATCTCGCGCCAGTGGGGAAATCTGTGGCCGCAGCCGGTGCACGCGCGAATGGAGATTTTAAGCGGCCTCAGCCAGCGAGTGCAGCAGACGCTGCGCACACTCTCGTTGACCTATGCGGATCTCGGCGCGCTCTATCAGGCGGAGCAGCACGTAACGCGTATTATCACGGTGCTGGAGCGCCTTGAACTGAAGCATGTCAGTCAGATGGACGCGCTGCGTATGCATTTGCATAACGCGGCGGCGCGGCTGGAAAACGACGCCGGGCAGGGCGAGGTGACGCTTAAGGAGCGCGCGGCGGCTGTCCATGACGCGCAGACAGATGACATCCGCCGGGTCTATGTCGCGGCCAGCGCGTCTGCGCCGGACACACCATCAATACCACGGTCAGCGCGTCGCAGCCTGAAACCCTTTATCGCCGGTATGCTCACCATGCTGGTGGCGGGCGGCGCGGTATTCATGGGCTGGCAGATTTATCATCGCCCCGATCCTTCGCAGGCGCGGATTGCGGCGTCGCTTCGCGCGTGGCCGCAGATGGCAAACAGTGCCAACCTCACGGCGGAACAGGCGCGCCAGATTGACGCGGCGATGGTACTGACTCAGACGCGACAGCGCCTCGACTGGCTCGCCGCGCTGCCGCCGGAGCGCAATATCCGCTTTGCCTGCGAGCTGGCGCGTCAGGCAAGTCAACTCCTGCCGCAGCATCCACAGGCGCAGGCGCTGACCCGCCAGTGGCGACAGCAGATGAGCGCCGCCGCGATGCCACTGCAAAATCTGGATGGCTGGCGTCGCGGCATGACGCAGCTCGACGAATTGACCGCGAGGCTTAACGCGCTTGATGAGCGGCGGGGTAAATATCTCACCGGCAGCGAGCTTAAAACGATGGTGTTTAACATTCACCAGGCGTTTGCCGCCATGCCGCCAGCAGAAGAGCTGTTGCGTCAGATGGCAGAGCAGCGCCAGCAGGGCGTTGTGCCAGCCGCGCTGCGCCAGGAAACGGAAACCCGGCTTAATCAGCTTCTTTACCGTTATGTCCTGCTGACGCCGCAGGCTCCCGACAGCACCACGCCATAA
- the blaCSR gene encoding CSR family subclass B3 metallo-beta-lactamase-like protein: MKPRIALFSCLMSLFSLPAQAALDPAQPLAEAPPYSLFEAWAKPVQPFAIWPGVWYVGTENLSSVLITTPQGHILIDAGLDASAPQIRRNIEALGFRIADIRYIVNSHARLDQAGGIARLKAWSGARVIASHANAEQMARGGKEDFALGDALPFPPVTVDIEAQDGQQWHLGNVTLAAIFTPGHLPGATSWKVTLADGKTLIYADSLATPGYPLINNRNYPTLVEDIRQSFTRLEAQQVDIFLANKGERFGLMDKMARKARGEDNAFIDKKGLARYVAQSREAFEKQLAAQRTQP, encoded by the coding sequence ATGAAACCCCGTATCGCACTTTTTTCTTGTCTGATGTCACTGTTCTCTTTACCTGCACAGGCCGCGCTCGACCCTGCCCAGCCGCTGGCCGAGGCACCACCGTATTCGCTTTTTGAGGCCTGGGCGAAGCCCGTTCAGCCCTTCGCCATCTGGCCCGGCGTCTGGTACGTCGGCACCGAAAATCTCTCGTCGGTGTTGATCACCACGCCGCAGGGCCACATCCTGATTGACGCGGGCCTTGACGCCAGCGCGCCGCAAATCAGACGCAATATTGAAGCGCTCGGTTTTCGCATCGCCGATATTCGCTACATCGTGAACAGTCATGCGCGGCTCGATCAGGCGGGCGGTATTGCGAGGCTTAAAGCGTGGAGCGGCGCGCGCGTTATCGCAAGCCATGCCAACGCAGAGCAGATGGCGCGCGGCGGTAAAGAGGATTTCGCACTGGGCGACGCGCTGCCATTCCCGCCAGTGACGGTGGATATTGAGGCGCAGGACGGGCAGCAATGGCATCTGGGTAACGTGACGCTTGCGGCCATTTTCACGCCCGGCCATTTACCGGGAGCGACCTCCTGGAAAGTCACACTCGCCGACGGCAAAACGCTTATCTATGCCGACAGCCTGGCAACGCCGGGGTATCCGCTGATTAACAACCGCAACTACCCGACGCTGGTAGAAGATATCCGCCAGAGTTTTACGCGGCTTGAGGCGCAACAGGTGGATATCTTTCTTGCCAACAAAGGCGAGCGTTTTGGCCTGATGGATAAAATGGCGCGCAAGGCGCGAGGCGAGGATAACGCGTTTATTGATAAGAAAGGGCTGGCGCGCTATGTCGCGCAGTCGCGGGAGGCTTTTGAGAAACAGCTGGCCGCGCAGCGCACGCAGCCATAA
- the wrbA gene encoding NAD(P)H:quinone oxidoreductase, protein MAKVLVLYYSMYGHVETLAHAVAEGVEKVQGAEVTIKRVPETMQAEAFAKAGGKTQNAPVATPQELADYDAIIIGTPTRFGNMSGQMRTFFDQTGGLWASGALYGKLASVFSSTGTGGGQEHTISSTWTTLAHHGMIIVPIGYGAQELFDISTVRGGTPYGATTIAGGDGSRQPSQEELAIARYQGEYVAGLAVKMKG, encoded by the coding sequence ATGGCGAAAGTTCTGGTGCTTTATTATTCCATGTACGGGCATGTCGAAACGCTGGCGCACGCGGTGGCGGAAGGCGTCGAAAAGGTTCAGGGCGCGGAAGTGACGATTAAGCGCGTGCCGGAAACCATGCAGGCGGAAGCCTTCGCGAAAGCGGGCGGTAAAACGCAGAACGCGCCGGTCGCCACGCCGCAGGAACTCGCCGATTACGATGCCATTATCATTGGTACTCCGACCCGTTTCGGCAATATGTCTGGCCAGATGCGCACCTTCTTTGACCAGACGGGCGGCCTGTGGGCCTCCGGCGCGCTGTACGGCAAACTGGCGAGCGTCTTTAGCTCGACCGGTACCGGCGGCGGTCAGGAGCACACGATCTCCTCCACATGGACTACCCTTGCTCATCATGGAATGATCATTGTGCCTATCGGTTACGGGGCGCAGGAGCTGTTTGATATTTCCACGGTTCGCGGCGGAACGCCTTACGGCGCGACAACTATCGCAGGCGGCGACGGTTCACGCCAGCCAAGCCAGGAAGAACTGGCGATCGCCCGCTATCAGGGCGAATATGTGGCGGGCCTCGCCGTCAAAATGAAAGGCTAA
- the tssE gene encoding type VI secretion system baseplate subunit TssE, producing the protein MPENSLAPSLYEMLYGNFAGGLPLDAVSEENQVILSVLDNMQRILNTRAGSLKHLPDYGLPDMTKILQGMPGTAHELIGTLSAVLLKYEPRLKRLNVVMLPQATPGELRYAIDAELKGVGLVRYGTEFMPEGRVLIRHLKQQQFMDNRAAL; encoded by the coding sequence ATGCCCGAAAATTCTCTCGCGCCGTCGCTCTATGAAATGCTTTACGGTAATTTCGCAGGCGGCCTGCCGCTTGATGCTGTCAGCGAAGAAAACCAGGTCATTCTGTCGGTGCTCGACAACATGCAGCGTATTCTGAACACCCGCGCCGGTAGCCTCAAACATCTGCCGGATTATGGCCTGCCGGATATGACCAAAATCCTTCAGGGCATGCCCGGCACCGCCCATGAACTGATCGGTACACTCTCCGCCGTGTTGCTGAAGTATGAGCCGCGCCTGAAGCGCCTGAACGTGGTGATGCTCCCGCAAGCCACACCCGGCGAGCTGCGCTATGCCATCGACGCCGAGCTGAAAGGCGTTGGGCTGGTGCGCTACGGCACCGAGTTTATGCCAGAAGGGCGGGTACTGATTCGCCACCTTAAACAACAGCAGTTTATGGATAACCGCGCCGCGCTCTGA
- a CDS encoding YccJ family protein, with the protein MPTQESKTHHVGEWASLRNTSPEIAEAIFEVADYDEVMAEKIWEEGSDEVLIRAFKKTDKDSLFWGEQTIERKNV; encoded by the coding sequence ATGCCAACACAAGAATCGAAAACCCATCACGTGGGGGAATGGGCCAGCCTGCGTAATACGTCCCCTGAGATCGCCGAAGCGATTTTCGAAGTGGCCGATTACGATGAGGTGATGGCCGAGAAGATCTGGGAAGAAGGCAGCGACGAAGTGCTGATCCGCGCCTTTAAGAAAACCGACAAAGATTCGCTCTTCTGGGGCGAACAGACGATCGAACGTAAGAACGTCTGA
- a CDS encoding LysR family transcriptional regulator, with the protein MNILQLDMNLLKVLYVMLQTGTTGETAQRLNITPSAVSHALSRLREALGDPLFRRDGNRQHPTPFAQALRDKLVPLFVSLNEEMFGEPQPHERRFRVVVPPALNTLLAPVLAQKAHQAQASVECVAFERRAWRDDLVDGSIDLLLAVGDHQKQLSALHYERVGQTRLVILYGPPLRPALAGKNSLTLAGLCDYPHAYCHPWPQPENELDRQLARSGLTRRLGFIGTDYAQLPGVLREAPLLAVVPWPWFATLKDNAQLSMLELDDEKALGSLFLQYRTSTVAWKKRFIVAVRQALTPWYC; encoded by the coding sequence ATGAATATCCTGCAACTGGATATGAACCTGCTTAAAGTGCTCTATGTGATGCTACAGACGGGTACGACCGGCGAGACGGCGCAGCGGCTCAATATTACCCCTTCCGCCGTCAGCCACGCACTCTCACGCCTTCGCGAGGCGCTCGGCGATCCGCTGTTTCGCCGCGACGGGAACCGCCAGCATCCCACGCCTTTCGCGCAGGCGCTGCGCGATAAACTGGTGCCGCTCTTTGTTTCGCTGAATGAAGAGATGTTCGGCGAGCCGCAGCCGCATGAGCGGCGCTTTCGGGTGGTGGTGCCGCCCGCGCTCAATACGCTGCTCGCCCCTGTTCTTGCGCAAAAAGCGCATCAGGCGCAGGCGAGCGTAGAGTGCGTGGCGTTCGAGCGGCGCGCCTGGCGCGACGATCTGGTGGATGGTTCGATTGATCTGCTGCTGGCGGTGGGCGATCACCAGAAGCAGCTGAGCGCGCTGCACTATGAGCGCGTCGGGCAGACGCGGCTGGTTATCCTTTATGGCCCGCCGCTTCGCCCTGCGCTTGCCGGGAAAAACAGCCTGACGCTCGCAGGGCTGTGCGACTATCCGCACGCCTATTGTCACCCGTGGCCGCAGCCAGAAAACGAGCTGGATCGCCAGCTTGCGCGCAGTGGACTGACACGACGGCTGGGGTTTATCGGCACCGATTACGCGCAGCTTCCTGGCGTGCTGCGCGAAGCGCCGCTGCTGGCGGTGGTGCCCTGGCCGTGGTTTGCCACGCTCAAAGATAACGCACAGCTCTCCATGCTGGAGCTTGACGATGAAAAAGCGCTCGGCAGTCTTTTTTTGCAGTACCGCACCTCGACGGTGGCATGGAAAAAACGATTTATCGTTGCGGTGCGCCAGGCGCTAACGCCCTGGTATTGTTGA